One Ricinus communis isolate WT05 ecotype wild-type chromosome 7, ASM1957865v1, whole genome shotgun sequence genomic region harbors:
- the LOC107261679 gene encoding uncharacterized protein LOC107261679 produces the protein MLRTRLLWFTIGFSVSSAAIGHFIWRDLLVDRYALSSHTKQSFDALEARVLNLETINSNPAQVEG, from the exons atgcTGAGGACTCGGCTGCTATGGTTTACAATTGGTTTCTCTGTGTCATCAGCAGCAATTGGTCATTTCATTTGGAGAGATCTTTTGGTTGATAGATATGCCCTTTCCTCTCAT ACAAAGCAGAGTTTTGATGCACTTGAAGCCAGAGTCTTGAATCTTGAGACTATCAACTCAAATCCCGCCCAG GTTGAAGGTTAG